A region of Carassius auratus strain Wakin chromosome 41, ASM336829v1, whole genome shotgun sequence DNA encodes the following proteins:
- the LOC113059655 gene encoding endothelin-2-like, which yields MESRTTLIYIFTMCTILLEGWGLPLVPQTDPSDPSATHRVRSKRCSCNNQLDSECHYFCHLDIIWVNTPGKTTVYGLGSPLTRRRRSTGRCFCANPADRTCNVFCHYSSENHAITLVHPSEPVPEKQEQPKSDHVTALINSENASPGVLVLGKSSSLGAQSNVITFLRKLVRARAKAMGKASKASQPGYR from the exons ATGGAATCTAGAACTACTCTGATCTACATTTTTACCATGTGCACAATTCTTCTTGAag GCTGGGGGTTGCCTCTAGTGCCCCAGACTGACCCAAGTGACCCATCTGCAACCCATAGGGTCAGGAGCAAACGCTGCTCCTGCAACAACCAGCTGGATTCGGAATGCCACTATTTCTGCCATCTGGACATCATCTGGGTGAACACACCAGG TAAGACTACTGTGTATGGATTGGGCAGTCCGCTAACTCGCCGGCGCAGGTCTACAGGCCGCTGCTTCTGTGCCAATCCTGCAGATCGGACATGCAATGTATTCTGTCACTACAG CTCTGAAAACCATGCCATCACGCTGGTGCACCCATCTGAACCTGTGCCTGAAAAACAGGAACAACCCAAATCCGATCATGTGACTGCCCTAATTAACTCCGAAAATGCCAGTCCAGGAGTTCTGGTTTTAGGGAAGTCTTCCTCCCTTGGAGCTCAGTCAAATGTCATAACCTTCCTCAG GAAGCTGGTTAGGGCTAGAGCCAAAGCAATGGGAAAGGCATCCAAGGCCAGTCAACCTGGCTACAGATGA